One Streptococcus sp. S1 DNA window includes the following coding sequences:
- a CDS encoding zinc ribbon domain-containing protein YjdM: MNNLPNCPKCNSEYVYEDGALLVCPECAYEWNPAEVEEEEGVVAIDANGNKLADGDTVTLIKDLKVKGAPKDLKQGTRVKNIRIVEGDHNIDCKIDGFGAMKLKSEFVKKI; this comes from the coding sequence ATGAATAACTTACCAAACTGTCCAAAATGTAACTCTGAATACGTCTATGAAGATGGAGCGCTCTTGGTGTGCCCAGAGTGTGCGTATGAATGGAACCCAGCTGAGGTCGAAGAAGAAGAGGGTGTCGTAGCGATTGACGCCAACGGAAACAAATTGGCTGATGGCGATACAGTGACTTTGATCAAAGATTTGAAAGTTAAGGGTGCACCGAAAGATTTGAAACAAGGGACGCGCGTGAAAAACATCCGTATCGTTGAAGGAGACCACAACATCGATTGTAAGATTGATGGCTTCGGTGCAATGAAACTCAAATCAGAATTTGTGAAGAAGATTTAA
- a CDS encoding Pr6Pr family membrane protein, whose product MKFKLLFSYRFLLFILSVIGVYLQLTKHGGFGMMLYYTILSNMLVMFFMGDMVWRMVRGRSTQTQGYLRMKGAVTMSIMITCVIYHFMLAPLATPEKFYRLENFLCHYIVPLMFFFDTLVIDKAKQYRKLDPFFWTLIPLAYMLFALLNGLVLKWPIPGAKDSPFAYFFINVNKYGWAFVGKWVVIIFIAYLLAGYVLYGIKNIKRKSAVS is encoded by the coding sequence ATGAAATTCAAATTATTATTTAGCTATCGTTTTCTATTGTTTATCTTAAGTGTTATTGGTGTTTATCTGCAACTCACAAAGCATGGTGGCTTTGGCATGATGCTCTATTACACCATTTTATCTAACATGTTGGTCATGTTCTTTATGGGAGACATGGTTTGGCGCATGGTTCGAGGGCGTTCGACCCAGACTCAGGGCTACCTTCGTATGAAAGGCGCAGTTACCATGTCCATTATGATCACCTGTGTCATCTACCACTTTATGTTGGCGCCTCTGGCGACTCCTGAGAAGTTTTATCGTTTGGAAAACTTCCTCTGTCATTACATCGTTCCTTTGATGTTCTTCTTTGATACCCTAGTGATTGATAAAGCCAAGCAATACCGAAAGCTCGATCCCTTCTTTTGGACTTTGATTCCACTGGCTTACATGCTCTTTGCCCTTCTCAATGGATTGGTCTTGAAGTGGCCAATTCCAGGTGCAAAAGATAGTCCCTTTGCCTATTTCTTTATCAATGTTAATAAATACGGCTGGGCTTTTGTGGGCAAATGGGTGGTGATCATCTTTATCGCCTACCTCTTGGCTGGCTATGTGCTCTATGGGATCAAAAATATCAAGCGAAAATCGGCTGTTTCTTAG
- the pyrR gene encoding bifunctional pyr operon transcriptional regulator/uracil phosphoribosyltransferase PyrR — MKTKEVVDDLTMKRAITRITYEIIERNKDLSQIVLVGIKTRGVYIARRIQERLSQLEQIDVPVAELDTKPFRDDMKATEDTTVLPVDIAHREVILIDDVLYTGRTIRAAIDNLVSHGRPARVSLAVLVDRGHRELPIRPDFVGKNIPTSKSEEIIVEMVELDGQDRVLIKEA, encoded by the coding sequence ATGAAAACCAAAGAAGTCGTTGATGATTTGACGATGAAACGGGCCATTACCCGCATCACCTACGAAATCATTGAACGAAACAAAGATTTAAGCCAGATTGTGCTGGTGGGGATCAAGACGCGTGGTGTTTACATTGCTCGACGGATCCAAGAACGCCTCTCTCAGCTGGAACAAATTGATGTCCCTGTAGCAGAACTAGATACCAAGCCTTTCCGAGATGACATGAAGGCGACAGAAGATACGACGGTTTTACCAGTTGATATCGCTCATAGAGAAGTCATTTTGATCGATGACGTCCTCTATACAGGTCGCACGATTCGCGCTGCCATTGACAATCTGGTCAGTCACGGTCGTCCTGCTCGAGTAAGTCTTGCGGTTCTAGTTGACCGTGGGCATCGGGAGTTGCCGATTCGTCCGGACTTTGTTGGGAAAAATATCCCGACAAGTAAGTCAGAGGAAATCATTGTCGAGATGGTGGAGCTAGACGGCCAAGACCGCGTCCTCATCAAAGAAGCTTAA
- a CDS encoding aspartate carbamoyltransferase catalytic subunit — protein MSENQIALKNLVSMETLTNEEVMALIKRGIEFKNGAKASYEDQHIISNLFFEPSTRTHKAFEVAELKLGCDLLDFDVKTSSVNKGETLYDTILTMSALGVDVCVIRHPEVDYYKELVESPTITASIVNGGDGSGQHPSQSLLDLMTIYQEFGHFDDLKVCIAGDLDHSRVAKSNMQILKRLGATLYFAGPDEWRSAEFEDYGSFVTIDEVIEEVDVMMFLRVQHERHDYESLFSKENYHRLHGLTQERYDRMKDTAILMHPAPVNRDVEIADHLVEAPKSRIVEQMTNGVFVRMAIIEAVLKGRGAK, from the coding sequence ATGTCTGAAAATCAAATCGCTCTTAAAAACCTTGTCTCAATGGAAACTCTTACCAATGAAGAAGTAATGGCACTGATCAAACGTGGGATTGAGTTCAAAAACGGAGCTAAAGCATCCTACGAAGATCAACACATCATCTCAAACCTTTTCTTTGAACCTTCAACTCGTACCCACAAAGCCTTTGAAGTGGCAGAGTTGAAATTGGGATGTGATCTCCTTGACTTTGATGTGAAGACAAGTTCTGTGAACAAAGGGGAAACACTTTACGATACAATTTTGACCATGTCAGCTCTTGGAGTAGATGTCTGTGTCATCCGTCACCCTGAAGTGGACTACTACAAAGAATTGGTTGAAAGCCCGACGATCACAGCCTCTATCGTCAATGGTGGGGACGGTTCAGGTCAACACCCAAGCCAAAGCTTGCTTGATTTGATGACCATTTACCAAGAATTCGGTCACTTTGATGACTTGAAAGTTTGTATCGCTGGGGACTTGGATCATTCACGTGTGGCAAAATCAAATATGCAAATCTTGAAACGTTTGGGAGCAACCCTTTACTTTGCAGGTCCAGACGAATGGAGAAGTGCGGAATTTGAAGACTATGGAAGTTTCGTCACTATCGATGAAGTCATTGAAGAAGTAGATGTGATGATGTTCTTGCGTGTGCAACACGAACGTCATGATTACGAATCACTCTTCTCTAAAGAAAACTACCACCGTCTTCATGGCTTGACTCAAGAACGTTATGACCGTATGAAAGATACAGCGATCCTGATGCACCCAGCACCAGTCAACCGTGACGTTGAAATTGCGGACCACTTGGTAGAAGCTCCTAAATCACGTATCGTAGAACAAATGACCAACGGTGTCTTTGTCCGTATGGCCATCATTGAAGCCGTCCTTAAAGGTCGCGGAGCTAAATAA
- a CDS encoding carbamoyl phosphate synthase small subunit: protein MKRLLVLEDGTVFEGEAFGADLYVTGELVFTTAMTGYQELITDQAFSGQILSFTFPVIGATGINRDDSESITPTCLAVVVQHLVEMPSNWRQQMTLDEFLKRKKIPGIVGIDTRQVAKIVRKYGRMKATVINKGDSIEHILDQLRATVLPKDQVRQVSTKTAYAVPGFGKSIALIDLGVKHSVLRQLSQRDCNVTVYPYDISYDELMEQQPDGVILSSGPGDPHQVKKLCRLIKKLNGQIPIWGMGLGAQLLAQAYGADLAPMEVGHFGLNIPVREIATGKIEITSQNHLYSIARDSLPHDLLVTHENVNDHSIEAFRHRYQPILGVQFQVDASPGTRENLYFYDEFLELIDAKIHESRREKE, encoded by the coding sequence ATGAAACGATTATTGGTCCTAGAGGATGGGACTGTATTTGAAGGGGAAGCCTTTGGTGCAGACCTATATGTGACTGGTGAGTTGGTCTTTACGACAGCCATGACAGGCTATCAAGAATTGATTACGGATCAGGCTTTTAGTGGCCAGATACTTTCTTTTACCTTTCCAGTTATTGGCGCAACAGGGATCAATCGAGATGATTCTGAATCGATTACGCCCACTTGTTTAGCAGTAGTCGTTCAGCATCTAGTGGAGATGCCGAGCAATTGGCGGCAGCAGATGACCTTGGATGAATTCTTGAAGCGAAAAAAAATCCCTGGCATTGTAGGGATTGATACGAGACAGGTGGCAAAAATTGTCCGCAAGTATGGACGGATGAAGGCGACTGTCATTAACAAGGGGGATTCGATCGAGCATATCTTGGATCAGTTGCGAGCAACGGTCCTTCCCAAAGACCAAGTGCGTCAAGTTTCTACAAAAACGGCCTATGCTGTACCAGGTTTTGGAAAGAGTATTGCCTTGATTGATCTAGGGGTCAAGCACTCTGTCTTACGCCAGCTGAGTCAAAGGGACTGTAATGTGACAGTTTATCCCTATGATATCTCTTATGATGAACTGATGGAACAGCAGCCCGATGGCGTTATTTTATCCAGTGGGCCTGGCGATCCCCATCAGGTGAAAAAACTCTGCCGCTTAATCAAAAAGCTCAATGGTCAGATTCCGATCTGGGGCATGGGCTTGGGAGCTCAACTGCTGGCTCAAGCTTACGGGGCTGATCTAGCTCCCATGGAAGTCGGGCATTTCGGTTTAAATATTCCTGTACGTGAAATTGCGACAGGAAAAATCGAGATAACGAGTCAAAATCACTTGTATAGTATTGCACGCGATAGCCTGCCCCATGATTTATTGGTCACGCATGAAAACGTCAATGACCATAGTATTGAAGCTTTTCGTCATCGTTACCAACCGATTTTAGGGGTTCAATTCCAAGTGGATGCTAGTCCAGGGACAAGGGAAAATCTCTATTTTTACGATGAATTTTTAGAATTGATTGATGCCAAAATTCACGAAAGTAGAAGGGAGAAGGAATGA
- a CDS encoding ATP-binding protein, which translates to MMKENQKLLLLCGDSYQDISLLAAVNETQKLNDKNGNALVLYLGEENAITQEAGEQVVVSKLKLDALRTTLLSYTGSRLLLTFADKQILNLLFRLEEIGFFKEVSIMIVGPSLQRYRTFYQQADQRRLFQELGYQVPASALVGSVREAIEFSEGIQFPIMIWPVASKQGQGRKIAHNLDDLCEAVETGLSVSPSQQCLLEFSTYGFKELDFVVMRDREDNHYLAASIESIDPVGIHSSDSYQFMPAVTLTDREFQNLREAAIHISRYLKLTGAISIKFALDPTSYAFYILEVNPFASDSISMASMGLGYSLFEQEVQLQLGRSLEHLPHPLLKDLKAVYEPSLDYIFFKIPIFSDAAKNACLNTQIHSYGAVYGFGKRIDEAYQQALETIKDKNLLTILPEEMSDDELIQKIARHMPHRLFYILEALKRGFEFEELLDLSKLAPVYLQVLANLVELDKGVEAETSPAFLPVEPSAGLYEVKAGAAYYLTQNGTNESLALEAACVLVDDLEICDESFYQKVRKKAKELKEKGQQVILLTNRPFTESLVDKVYYLSINETSLRLIQKIDQVKDIVKLSNRQ; encoded by the coding sequence ATGATGAAAGAAAACCAGAAATTGCTTCTCCTATGTGGAGATTCTTATCAGGATATTAGCCTTTTGGCTGCGGTAAACGAAACACAAAAACTCAATGACAAGAATGGAAATGCTCTTGTCCTTTATCTGGGAGAAGAAAATGCTATCACACAAGAAGCTGGAGAACAGGTTGTAGTCAGTAAGCTCAAACTGGATGCTCTTAGGACGACTCTTCTTTCCTATACTGGATCTCGCTTGCTCCTAACCTTTGCGGATAAACAGATTTTAAATCTCTTGTTCCGATTGGAAGAAATTGGATTTTTCAAAGAAGTATCGATCATGATTGTCGGGCCGAGTCTCCAACGCTACCGGACCTTTTATCAGCAAGCGGATCAACGACGCCTTTTTCAAGAGCTGGGCTATCAGGTACCCGCTTCCGCACTGGTTGGTTCTGTTCGAGAAGCCATTGAGTTTTCTGAAGGCATTCAATTTCCCATTATGATCTGGCCGGTAGCGAGTAAGCAAGGGCAGGGACGAAAGATTGCTCATAATCTAGATGACCTGTGCGAAGCAGTGGAAACGGGACTTTCAGTCTCTCCAAGTCAGCAGTGTTTGCTAGAGTTTTCGACCTATGGCTTTAAGGAATTGGATTTTGTCGTCATGCGCGATCGCGAAGACAATCACTACCTGGCGGCCTCTATTGAAAGCATTGATCCTGTCGGGATCCACTCTAGTGACTCTTATCAATTTATGCCAGCTGTCACCCTGACTGACCGAGAGTTTCAAAATCTTCGTGAAGCAGCGATCCACATCAGTCGCTATTTGAAGCTGACAGGAGCCATTTCGATCAAGTTTGCTCTAGATCCGACGAGTTATGCTTTTTATATCCTAGAAGTTAATCCATTTGCTTCAGACAGTATCTCAATGGCCTCTATGGGCTTGGGTTATTCCTTATTTGAGCAAGAAGTTCAGCTACAATTAGGGCGATCTCTCGAGCATTTGCCTCATCCCTTATTAAAGGATTTAAAGGCCGTTTACGAACCGAGTTTGGACTATATCTTCTTTAAGATCCCGATTTTTTCTGATGCTGCTAAAAATGCCTGCCTCAATACCCAAATTCACTCTTATGGGGCAGTTTATGGATTTGGGAAGAGAATCGATGAAGCTTATCAACAAGCCCTAGAAACCATTAAAGATAAGAACTTGCTGACCATCCTTCCTGAGGAAATGAGCGATGATGAATTAATCCAGAAAATTGCTCGTCATATGCCACACCGGCTCTTCTATATCTTAGAAGCTTTAAAACGTGGTTTTGAGTTTGAGGAACTCTTGGATTTGAGTAAATTAGCACCTGTTTATTTGCAGGTCTTGGCCAATCTAGTGGAGTTAGATAAAGGAGTAGAGGCTGAGACAAGTCCAGCCTTTCTTCCGGTTGAGCCATCAGCTGGCTTATATGAGGTCAAAGCGGGAGCAGCCTATTATCTGACCCAAAACGGAACCAATGAATCATTGGCTTTGGAGGCTGCTTGTGTCTTGGTGGATGATCTAGAAATCTGCGATGAGAGTTTTTACCAAAAGGTGCGAAAGAAGGCTAAAGAGCTGAAAGAAAAAGGACAACAGGTTATCTTACTCACAAATCGTCCTTTTACAGAATCATTGGTAGATAAAGTCTATTATCTTTCGATCAATGAGACAAGCCTTCGCCTGATTCAGAAAATTGATCAGGTCAAAGATATTGTCAAGCTTTCTAATAGACAATAA
- the pepT gene encoding peptidase T, translating into MKYQNLLDRFITYVKVNTRSDENSTTTPSTQSQVDFATNILIPEMKRVGLQNVYYLPNGYAIGTLPANDPSFTRKIGFISHMDTADFNAENVNPQIVENYDGGVITLGDSGFTLDPDDFAHLNNYKGQTLITTDGTTLLGADDKSGIAEIMTAIEYLTAHPEIKHGEIRVGFGPDEEIGVGADQFDAEDFDVDFTYTVDGGPLGELQYETFSAAGAEITFKGRNVHPGTAKGQMINALQLAIDFHNKLPEGARPELTEGYEGFYHLMNIDGTVEEASASYIIRDFETESFEKRKDLMKSIADQMNAELGSERVLLTLKDQYYNMKQVIEKDMTPITLAKGVMEDLGITPIIEPIRGGTDGSKISFMGIPTPNIFAGGENMHGRFEYVSLQTMERAVDTIIGIVTKK; encoded by the coding sequence ATGAAATACCAAAATTTGTTGGACCGTTTTATTACCTATGTAAAGGTTAACACACGTTCAGATGAAAATTCTACAACCACTCCAAGTACCCAATCACAAGTTGATTTTGCAACAAACATCTTGATCCCTGAGATGAAACGCGTGGGGCTTCAAAACGTCTACTATTTACCAAACGGCTATGCTATTGGAACACTTCCAGCTAATGATCCAAGCTTTACACGCAAGATTGGATTTATCTCTCACATGGATACCGCTGACTTCAATGCCGAAAATGTCAATCCACAAATTGTTGAGAATTATGATGGGGGTGTCATTACCCTTGGTGACTCTGGTTTCACACTCGATCCAGATGATTTTGCTCATTTGAACAACTACAAGGGACAAACCTTGATCACAACTGACGGTACTACTCTTCTGGGTGCAGACGATAAGTCAGGTATCGCTGAAATCATGACAGCTATTGAATACCTGACAGCTCATCCTGAAATCAAACACGGAGAAATCCGTGTCGGCTTTGGTCCCGATGAAGAAATCGGAGTTGGGGCAGATCAATTTGATGCAGAGGATTTTGACGTAGACTTTACCTATACTGTCGATGGGGGTCCTCTTGGAGAGCTTCAATACGAAACCTTCTCAGCAGCTGGGGCTGAAATTACCTTCAAAGGACGCAATGTCCACCCAGGTACAGCCAAAGGTCAAATGATCAACGCTCTTCAATTGGCCATTGATTTCCATAACAAACTCCCTGAAGGAGCACGTCCAGAATTAACCGAAGGCTATGAAGGCTTCTACCACTTGATGAACATCGATGGAACTGTCGAGGAAGCAAGTGCCAGCTACATCATTCGGGACTTTGAAACTGAAAGTTTTGAAAAACGCAAAGACCTCATGAAATCTATTGCTGATCAGATGAATGCGGAGCTCGGTAGCGAACGCGTTCTCCTCACCCTCAAAGATCAGTACTACAACATGAAGCAAGTGATTGAAAAAGATATGACGCCGATTACCCTTGCTAAGGGAGTCATGGAAGATCTTGGTATCACTCCAATCATTGAACCGATCCGCGGTGGTACAGATGGATCTAAAATTTCCTTTATGGGAATTCCAACACCAAATATTTTTGCCGGTGGAGAAAACATGCATGGTCGCTTTGAATACGTAAGTCTCCAAACCATGGAACGCGCAGTTGATACCATTATCGGTATTGTGACCAAAAAATAA
- a CDS encoding Cof-type HAD-IIB family hydrolase, translating into MIQLIAIDLDGTLLHEDKTLSKGNIEALHRAHEAGYDIVICTGRPLAGVRPIFEEIGLPDGNYYMIINNGCTTLSTQNWEIIGKEELSLEDMHRLHVLTEDTDVQLTLFDIDHYLVVAPEASELVTMDAGIVNSKPTPVSEEDLPNLVPIFQAMYVGDPSAIDAFKAQHEAALEADFNTVRSQDILFEILPKGASKASALQALSQTLGYRRDQVMALGDANNDLEMLRFAGYSVAMGNGNAAVKEIADFITLTNDEDGVAHAIHKLIETEKGE; encoded by the coding sequence ATGATTCAATTAATCGCGATTGACTTAGATGGTACCCTTTTGCATGAGGATAAGACTCTCTCTAAAGGCAATATTGAAGCTCTCCACCGGGCCCATGAAGCCGGTTATGATATTGTGATCTGTACTGGGCGCCCCTTAGCGGGGGTACGGCCCATCTTTGAAGAGATTGGTCTTCCTGATGGCAACTACTATATGATTATCAATAACGGGTGTACAACCTTGTCTACACAGAATTGGGAAATCATTGGTAAGGAAGAATTGAGCCTTGAGGACATGCACCGCTTGCATGTTTTGACGGAAGATACAGACGTCCAGCTAACCTTATTTGACATAGATCACTACCTAGTGGTCGCACCTGAAGCCAGTGAACTTGTCACGATGGATGCGGGTATTGTTAATAGTAAACCGACACCAGTCTCAGAAGAGGATTTGCCCAACCTTGTTCCTATTTTTCAAGCTATGTACGTAGGAGATCCTTCTGCTATTGATGCCTTCAAAGCTCAGCACGAGGCTGCATTAGAGGCCGATTTTAACACTGTACGTTCACAGGATATCTTGTTTGAAATTCTGCCAAAAGGTGCCAGCAAGGCTTCTGCTCTTCAAGCATTAAGCCAAACATTAGGCTACAGGAGAGACCAGGTCATGGCTCTTGGAGATGCAAACAATGACCTTGAAATGCTACGTTTTGCTGGTTACAGCGTCGCTATGGGAAATGGCAATGCTGCTGTCAAGGAAATCGCAGACTTCATCACCCTGACCAATGATGAGGATGGTGTGGCCCATGCTATTCACAAATTAATTGAAACTGAAAAAGGAGAATGA
- a CDS encoding LexA family transcriptional regulator, with protein sequence MARGRGKASPQDKEALRIISEKIRELLKEQGKKQIELSRITGIPASTLTGYVKGTSLPVPENLEKIAAFFQVAVAEIDPRLRNDFVVIDSEIERLYKQLDEGNQENLLSYGKSLLTHQKERQKIEKQYHSYSVYDSFAAYQNQKQADIVWFDQKIPYDLAFWIHTDSLEPKYEKGAVVLIKQTYYDQAGAIYAIDFDGQTLIKRVFREVNGIRLVSLNKKYSDQIIPLDEEPGVIGKVIDGFVPLNLEEIK encoded by the coding sequence TTGGCCAGAGGTCGTGGAAAAGCAAGTCCTCAAGACAAAGAGGCATTACGGATTATATCGGAAAAGATTAGAGAATTACTGAAAGAACAGGGGAAAAAGCAGATCGAATTATCTCGTATTACTGGAATCCCTGCTAGTACCCTGACTGGATATGTAAAAGGAACTTCTCTTCCTGTTCCCGAAAATTTAGAGAAGATTGCAGCCTTTTTCCAGGTAGCAGTTGCTGAAATTGACCCTCGATTGCGCAATGATTTTGTGGTCATTGATTCAGAGATTGAACGATTGTATAAACAGCTCGATGAAGGAAATCAGGAAAATCTTCTTTCTTATGGAAAAAGTCTCTTGACCCATCAAAAAGAAAGACAGAAGATTGAAAAGCAATACCACTCATATTCTGTCTATGATTCTTTTGCAGCTTACCAAAATCAAAAGCAAGCTGATATCGTTTGGTTTGATCAAAAGATTCCTTACGATTTGGCTTTTTGGATACATACGGATTCCCTCGAGCCTAAATATGAAAAAGGAGCTGTTGTCTTAATCAAGCAAACCTATTACGATCAGGCAGGAGCTATTTATGCCATTGATTTTGATGGGCAAACGTTGATCAAGCGTGTCTTTCGTGAGGTCAACGGTATTCGACTGGTTTCCCTCAATAAGAAATATAGTGATCAGATCATTCCACTGGATGAGGAACCTGGAGTGATTGGTAAGGTTATAGATGGCTTTGTTCCTCTCAATTTGGAGGAGATCAAATGA
- a CDS encoding GNAT family N-acetyltransferase — protein MIRSVQVKDAGQIRDLCHQALGYDSTLEKVAAQIDKFNSPDSDHFCFVYEEDQTGNILGYVEAEVYESLYSDAGLNILGLAVFPSAQGRGIGRQLMERVEDLAKSKHSAFIRLNSASHRKEAHLFYERIGYEGNKTQKRFLKIMN, from the coding sequence ATGATTCGTAGCGTTCAAGTCAAAGATGCAGGTCAAATTAGAGATTTATGTCACCAAGCATTGGGGTATGATTCGACCCTTGAAAAAGTGGCAGCTCAGATTGATAAATTTAATTCGCCAGATTCGGATCATTTTTGCTTTGTTTATGAAGAGGACCAAACAGGAAATATTCTTGGTTATGTGGAAGCGGAAGTCTATGAAAGCCTCTATAGTGATGCTGGTTTAAATATTTTGGGCCTTGCGGTTTTTCCATCTGCTCAAGGACGTGGGATCGGTCGCCAATTGATGGAGCGAGTAGAAGATCTTGCCAAAAGTAAGCATTCTGCTTTTATCCGTTTAAATTCTGCCTCTCATCGAAAAGAAGCTCATCTCTTTTACGAACGCATTGGCTATGAGGGTAATAAAACTCAGAAGCGATTTTTGAAAATAATGAATTAA
- the lepA gene encoding translation elongation factor 4 encodes MPNFEELKKRQEKIRNFSIIAHIDHGKSTLADRILEKTETVSSREMQAQLLDSMDLERERGITIKLNAIELNYTAKDGETYIFHLIDTPGHVDFTYEVSRSLAACEGAILVVDAAQGIEAQTLANVYLALDNDLEILPVINKIDLPAADPERVRTEVEDVIGLDASEAVLASAKAGIGIEEILEQIVEKVPAPTGDVEAPLQALIFDSVYDAYRGVILQVRVVNGMVKPGDKIQLMSNGKTFDVTEVGIFTPKAVGRDFLATGDVGYIAASIKTVADTRVGDTVTLATNPASEPLHGYKQMNPMVFAGLYPIESNKYNDLREALEKLQLNDASLQFEPETSQALGFGFRCGFLGLLHMDVIQERLEREFNIDLIMTAPSVIYKVNLTDGEALDVSNPSEFPDPTKIASIEEPYVKAQIMVPQEFVGAVMELAQRKRGDFVTMDYIDENRVNVIYQIPLAEIVFDFFDKLKSSTRGYASFDYELSEYRPSKLVKMDILLNGDTVDALSFIVHKDFAYERGKLIVEKLKKIIPRQQFEVPIQAAIGHKIVARTDIKALRKNVLAKCYGGDVSRKRKLLEKQKAGKKRMKAIGSVEVPQEAFLSVLSMDEE; translated from the coding sequence ATGCCAAATTTTGAAGAATTAAAAAAACGACAAGAGAAGATTCGGAACTTCTCGATCATCGCCCATATTGACCATGGAAAGTCAACCTTGGCCGATCGAATCTTAGAAAAAACCGAAACCGTGTCTAGTCGGGAGATGCAAGCCCAACTCCTAGATAGTATGGACCTGGAACGGGAACGTGGGATTACCATTAAGCTGAATGCCATCGAGTTGAACTACACGGCTAAAGATGGGGAAACCTATATCTTCCACTTGATTGACACACCAGGACACGTGGACTTTACCTATGAGGTTTCGCGGTCGCTTGCTGCCTGTGAAGGTGCCATTCTCGTAGTGGATGCCGCTCAAGGGATTGAAGCCCAGACCCTAGCCAATGTTTACTTGGCGCTGGACAATGATTTGGAAATCCTTCCAGTTATCAATAAAATCGACTTGCCAGCTGCAGATCCAGAACGTGTGCGCACAGAAGTAGAAGATGTCATCGGCTTGGATGCTAGTGAAGCTGTCCTAGCCTCTGCCAAAGCTGGTATCGGGATTGAAGAAATTTTGGAGCAGATCGTTGAGAAAGTTCCAGCTCCGACTGGGGATGTTGAAGCGCCTCTTCAAGCCTTGATCTTTGACTCTGTATATGATGCCTATCGTGGGGTGATCCTTCAAGTCCGAGTGGTCAATGGAATGGTTAAACCAGGCGATAAGATTCAGCTCATGAGTAATGGCAAGACCTTTGATGTCACTGAAGTTGGGATTTTTACTCCTAAAGCAGTTGGACGTGATTTCCTTGCGACGGGAGACGTCGGCTATATTGCGGCCTCAATCAAGACTGTTGCGGATACCCGTGTCGGGGATACGGTGACCCTAGCGACCAATCCAGCAAGTGAGCCACTACATGGATATAAGCAGATGAACCCAATGGTCTTTGCCGGTCTTTACCCAATCGAATCTAACAAATACAATGATCTTCGTGAAGCCTTGGAAAAATTGCAATTGAATGATGCCAGTCTTCAATTTGAACCGGAAACTTCTCAAGCCCTCGGTTTTGGTTTCCGTTGTGGTTTCTTGGGACTTCTTCATATGGACGTTATCCAAGAGCGTTTGGAGCGTGAGTTCAACATTGACTTGATCATGACTGCACCGTCTGTTATTTACAAGGTAAATTTGACTGATGGAGAAGCACTGGATGTCTCAAACCCTTCTGAGTTCCCAGATCCAACCAAGATTGCTTCAATTGAAGAACCGTATGTCAAAGCGCAAATTATGGTGCCACAAGAGTTTGTTGGAGCTGTCATGGAATTAGCCCAACGGAAACGCGGTGATTTTGTGACCATGGACTACATCGATGAAAATCGGGTGAATGTCATTTATCAAATCCCACTGGCGGAAATTGTCTTTGATTTCTTTGATAAATTGAAATCTTCTACTCGTGGCTATGCAAGCTTTGACTACGAGTTGTCTGAATACCGTCCATCCAAACTGGTTAAGATGGATATTCTCCTCAATGGAGATACCGTCGATGCCCTCAGCTTTATCGTTCACAAGGACTTTGCCTATGAACGTGGTAAGTTGATTGTTGAGAAACTCAAGAAGATTATCCCTCGTCAACAGTTTGAAGTGCCTATCCAAGCAGCGATCGGTCATAAGATCGTGGCTCGTACAGATATCAAGGCCCTTCGGAAGAACGTCTTGGCCAAGTGTTATGGTGGGGACGTCTCACGGAAACGCAAGCTACTTGAAAAACAAAAAGCTGGTAAGAAACGGATGAAGGCTATTGGATCTGTTGAAGTTCCACAGGAAGCCTTCTTGTCTGTATTATCAATGGATGAAGAATAA
- a CDS encoding DNA-binding protein codes for MREQIEKLLNSEISTSAIAKGAGVPWSTVADIRKGKTSIDKMALLTAEKLFNFAEELDKKNNGRLEER; via the coding sequence ATGAGAGAACAAATAGAAAAGTTATTAAACAGCGAGATAAGCACAAGCGCAATAGCTAAAGGCGCAGGCGTTCCTTGGTCTACAGTGGCAGATATTAGAAAAGGAAAAACCAGTATTGATAAAATGGCCCTACTTACAGCCGAAAAATTGTTTAACTTTGCTGAAGAGTTAGATAAGAAAAATAATGGTAGACTAGAGGAAAGATAA